In Rheinheimera sp. MM224, one DNA window encodes the following:
- a CDS encoding heme ABC transporter permease, whose protein sequence is MFRWLDPYAKPETLYHLCGRLLPYLMGLAVFTLLLGNIWGLAFSPSDYQQGDSYRIIYIHVPSAIWSMGAYSSMAIAAFIGLVWQIRVAQWAVLAIAPIGAVYTVIALFTGAAWGKPMWGTWWVWDARLTSELVLLFLYLGVIALAGAFSEAARGIKVASLLAIVGVVNLPIIHYSVEWWNTLHQGATITKFAKPSIDASMLWPLLISILGFALLLAALTCLRLRSQILIFEQHRPWVRQLVDSMGDLSQKERN, encoded by the coding sequence ATGTTCCGTTGGTTAGATCCTTACGCCAAACCTGAAACTTTGTACCACCTGTGTGGCCGCTTATTGCCTTATTTGATGGGGCTGGCGGTATTTACATTGTTGCTGGGAAATATCTGGGGACTGGCCTTTAGCCCTTCAGATTATCAGCAAGGTGACAGCTACCGCATTATCTACATTCATGTACCTTCCGCTATCTGGTCTATGGGCGCCTACAGCAGCATGGCTATTGCTGCATTTATCGGTTTAGTCTGGCAAATTCGTGTTGCACAATGGGCCGTTTTGGCGATAGCTCCTATAGGTGCTGTCTATACAGTCATCGCATTATTTACCGGTGCAGCCTGGGGCAAGCCGATGTGGGGCACCTGGTGGGTGTGGGACGCGCGTTTAACCTCCGAATTAGTGCTGTTGTTTTTATATTTAGGTGTCATAGCTTTAGCCGGTGCTTTTTCAGAAGCAGCCCGTGGGATTAAAGTGGCTTCCTTGCTGGCGATAGTTGGGGTGGTGAATCTGCCTATTATTCACTACTCAGTCGAGTGGTGGAATACGCTGCATCAGGGCGCCACTATTACGAAGTTTGCTAAACCTTCGATTGACGCTTCAATGCTGTGGCCTTTACTGATTAGCATTTTAGGTTTTGCGCTTTTATTAGCGGCTTTAACCTGTTTACGCTTACGCAGTCAGATCTTAATTTTTGAACAGCACAGACCCTGGGTCCGGCAGTTGGTAGATTCAATGGGTGACTTAAGTCAGAAGGAGCGGAACTAA
- the ccmI gene encoding c-type cytochrome biogenesis protein CcmI, whose product MLMSLSFAAALMLVLILVLLLFFRRKGEEVQLSPVAQFEDKLRLLSQARDNGELAEQDFAQAATELKTQYLQSQQSQQTVASPATAWVLGTSLLVVVGTAALYSLTGHFTELQNWQTAQQQLPAYGERALLNQGEPLTEEEIELFALALRTKISKEGDDAVAWFVIGRIWLSKGMLDDAIEAFEKALALTPNRVNVLISYSQALLVASGDENLAKAALSLAKVLQQDPENSDALSMLAMVAEERGDKEQAQQAWQLLLPKLDKADPRYALVQQKLGLASTPQQTATSEQTATTAVSGRQVSVQLTISPELAEHYKTGTLFVFAKAVDGPPLPLAVQKLAVFNGTQTIELSEAQAMQQGWTLANAERIQISARLSLSGQVLNDENGPQVQSEVLSFNEPKLRLSLSLQP is encoded by the coding sequence ATGCTGATGTCGTTAAGTTTTGCCGCAGCATTGATGCTGGTACTTATTCTGGTATTGCTGCTGTTTTTTCGCCGCAAAGGTGAGGAAGTGCAGTTAAGCCCGGTGGCGCAGTTTGAAGATAAACTACGCCTGTTGTCTCAAGCCCGTGATAACGGCGAATTGGCAGAACAGGATTTCGCCCAGGCCGCCACTGAATTAAAAACTCAGTACCTGCAATCGCAGCAAAGTCAGCAGACTGTAGCAAGCCCTGCAACAGCCTGGGTGTTAGGGACTAGCTTATTGGTTGTAGTGGGTACTGCAGCGCTTTATAGCCTGACAGGGCATTTTACAGAGCTGCAGAACTGGCAAACAGCGCAACAGCAGTTACCTGCTTATGGTGAGAGGGCACTGTTAAATCAAGGCGAGCCGCTGACGGAAGAAGAAATTGAGCTTTTTGCTTTGGCGCTGCGCACGAAAATCAGCAAGGAAGGCGATGATGCCGTAGCCTGGTTTGTGATTGGCCGGATCTGGTTATCCAAAGGAATGTTGGATGATGCCATTGAAGCCTTTGAAAAAGCCCTAGCGTTAACTCCGAACCGCGTCAATGTGCTGATCAGTTACAGTCAGGCACTTTTGGTCGCCAGTGGCGATGAAAATCTGGCCAAAGCCGCCTTGAGTTTAGCCAAAGTGTTGCAGCAGGACCCAGAGAACTCGGATGCTTTGTCTATGCTGGCGATGGTGGCTGAAGAGCGTGGCGATAAAGAGCAAGCTCAGCAGGCATGGCAGTTGTTGTTGCCTAAGCTGGATAAAGCCGATCCCCGTTATGCACTGGTGCAACAAAAACTGGGGTTAGCCTCTACACCACAACAAACTGCAACTTCAGAACAAACAGCCACAACAGCTGTGTCTGGTCGTCAGGTGTCTGTGCAGTTAACTATCAGCCCGGAGCTGGCAGAACACTACAAAACCGGTACTTTGTTTGTGTTCGCTAAAGCTGTGGATGGTCCGCCTTTGCCTTTGGCGGTACAAAAGCTTGCTGTGTTTAATGGCACTCAAACTATAGAGCTCAGTGAAGCTCAGGCCATGCAGCAAGGCTGGACCTTAGCCAATGCAGAACGTATTCAAATCAGCGCTCGTTTGTCTTTATCAGGGCAAGTATTGAATGACGAGAATGGCCCACAAGTACAGTCCGAAGTGCTGAGTTTTAACGAGCCTAAATTGCGTCTGAGTCTCAGTCTGCAGCCTTAA
- the ccmA gene encoding cytochrome c biogenesis heme-transporting ATPase CcmA: MSIILAAEALSCVRQDRVLFENLNFQLSAGQVLYIQGKNGAGKSSLLRLLAGLTLPEDGQILFHGKPLQSQTEFFADQLLFIGHQSGIHPQLTALQNLAFWSALSEQPLVEPYQLLGSLGLAGLEDIPCFMLSAGQQRRVSLARLWFTDKSLWILDEPFTSLDQQLIAKLEYHFLQHLSAGGVIVLTSHQSLSASYPALQALELEYRW; encoded by the coding sequence TTGTCGATAATTTTGGCCGCCGAAGCATTAAGCTGTGTCCGCCAGGACAGAGTGTTATTTGAAAACTTAAATTTTCAGTTAAGTGCAGGGCAAGTGCTTTATATACAAGGAAAAAACGGTGCCGGTAAAAGTTCGCTTTTGCGACTGCTGGCGGGTTTAACTTTGCCTGAAGACGGTCAGATTTTATTCCACGGTAAACCTCTACAGTCCCAAACCGAATTTTTCGCTGACCAATTACTTTTTATTGGCCATCAAAGCGGCATCCATCCCCAGCTCACGGCGTTACAAAATTTAGCCTTTTGGTCGGCCTTGTCCGAACAACCTCTGGTTGAGCCATATCAGTTACTTGGCTCTTTAGGTCTGGCTGGTCTGGAAGATATTCCTTGTTTCATGCTCTCTGCAGGTCAGCAGCGCCGCGTCTCTTTAGCCCGTTTATGGTTCACAGATAAATCACTCTGGATATTGGATGAGCCTTTTACTTCGTTGGATCAGCAGCTTATTGCTAAGCTTGAGTACCATTTTTTACAACATTTGTCCGCTGGTGGCGTTATTGTACTGACCAGCCATCAGAGCTTGTCTGCCTCTTATCCGGCACTTCAGGCTCTTGAACTGGAGTACAGATGGTGA
- the ccmE gene encoding cytochrome c maturation protein CcmE, producing the protein MNPRRQKRLVAVLAFVLLLGGAIGAMLYALQQNIDLFYTPSQLIEGMGDDKVKPEIGQRLRIGGMVVKGSVRRDPNSLKVSFDLVDTGPLVTVEYEGILPDLFREGQGIVAQGVLVDAKTILASEVLAKHDEEYMPPEVAEAVKGIKHVAPKNYQSYGQPQAEKPETTKTEAKNPEENKPAGQKP; encoded by the coding sequence ATGAATCCGAGACGTCAAAAACGCTTAGTGGCCGTCCTGGCCTTTGTGTTGTTGTTAGGTGGTGCTATTGGCGCCATGTTGTATGCATTGCAGCAAAATATTGATTTGTTTTATACCCCAAGCCAACTGATTGAAGGCATGGGAGATGACAAAGTGAAACCTGAAATAGGCCAGCGCTTGCGAATTGGCGGTATGGTGGTAAAAGGTTCAGTACGCCGTGACCCAAACTCACTGAAAGTCAGTTTCGATTTGGTCGATACGGGCCCACTGGTCACAGTGGAATACGAAGGCATATTGCCGGATTTATTCCGTGAAGGGCAGGGCATAGTAGCCCAAGGTGTGCTGGTTGATGCGAAGACAATACTGGCTTCTGAAGTGCTTGCGAAACACGACGAAGAATATATGCCTCCTGAAGTGGCTGAAGCGGTAAAAGGCATTAAACATGTAGCGCCGAAAAATTATCAGTCCTATGGGCAACCACAAGCCGAAAAACCTGAAACGACAAAGACTGAAGCCAAGAATCCTGAAGAAAACAAGCCAGCAGGTCAAAAGCCATGA
- a CDS encoding VacJ family lipoprotein gives MKPVLVSCLLLLTATGCASKKAADEQQAQTNYQDPRDPIESVNRDIWDFNYDILDAYVLRPATVGYMTVVPKPARTGISNVISNLDEPTNFVNGILQAKPKSAAISLGRFVLNSTVGLFGLFDVATRLDLKDQDEDFNQTLATWGVGDGPYLMLPALGPSTVRDTTGTVVDNLYFPSTWLNTPLTITKAVLGALGGREEMMSMEQLLNESVDPYAFIKEAYYQRKEFQIYDGNPPKKAEEDEAYLDEYLP, from the coding sequence ATGAAGCCTGTTTTAGTGTCGTGCCTGTTACTCTTGACGGCGACTGGCTGCGCCAGCAAAAAAGCAGCAGACGAACAACAAGCGCAAACTAATTATCAGGACCCGCGGGATCCTATTGAATCTGTGAACCGGGATATCTGGGATTTTAACTACGACATACTGGATGCTTATGTACTGCGCCCTGCCACTGTAGGGTATATGACAGTAGTGCCAAAACCAGCCCGTACCGGTATATCCAATGTGATTAGCAACCTGGATGAACCTACTAACTTTGTAAACGGCATCTTGCAGGCCAAACCGAAAAGTGCGGCGATAAGCCTGGGTCGTTTTGTACTAAACAGCACTGTAGGTTTATTTGGTTTGTTTGATGTAGCAACCCGCCTGGATTTAAAAGATCAGGATGAAGACTTTAATCAAACCTTAGCCACCTGGGGTGTAGGTGACGGTCCTTATCTGATGCTGCCAGCCTTAGGCCCATCTACGGTAAGAGATACCACTGGCACTGTGGTTGATAACCTGTATTTCCCATCGACCTGGCTGAATACGCCTTTAACTATCACCAAAGCCGTCTTAGGTGCTTTAGGTGGTCGTGAGGAGATGATGTCGATGGAACAGTTGCTCAATGAATCAGTAGACCCATACGCTTTTATCAAAGAAGCCTATTACCAGCGTAAAGAGTTTCAGATTTACGACGGTAATCCACCGAAAAAAGCCGAAGAAGACGAAGCTTATCTGGATGAATACCTGCCTTAA
- a CDS encoding DsbE family thiol:disulfide interchange protein, with product MRKLAFFIPFVLFIALSVFLFSGLFSNPMERESSVLNQPLPAFALPDLQQPEKIWTPDSVKGKPFLLNVWGTWCVTCNAELAYLTELREQGVMIVGLYYQQPVDAAFGEVFNLAALQQEVALKLEQQGNPYQWNILDKDRTLIFDLGVTGAPETFLIDAQGIIRYHHIGDINPQVWQQKLAAAYQSLQE from the coding sequence ATGCGTAAGTTGGCATTTTTTATCCCATTTGTGCTTTTTATTGCCTTGTCGGTGTTTTTATTCAGCGGCTTATTTTCAAACCCAATGGAGCGCGAATCCTCAGTCCTGAATCAACCATTGCCAGCTTTTGCGTTGCCAGATTTACAGCAACCTGAAAAAATCTGGACGCCAGACAGTGTGAAGGGGAAGCCTTTTTTACTGAACGTCTGGGGCACCTGGTGTGTGACCTGTAATGCTGAGCTGGCTTATTTAACAGAGCTGCGTGAGCAAGGTGTGATGATTGTTGGTTTGTATTATCAACAGCCGGTAGACGCCGCCTTTGGTGAAGTCTTTAACCTTGCTGCCTTGCAGCAGGAAGTAGCGCTGAAACTGGAGCAACAAGGCAATCCGTACCAGTGGAATATTCTGGATAAAGACCGCACGCTGATTTTTGATTTAGGTGTGACAGGCGCCCCCGAGACTTTTTTAATCGATGCTCAGGGCATTATCCGGTATCACCATATAGGCGATATTAATCCGCAGGTATGGCAACAAAAGCTGGCCGCCGCTTATCAGAGTTTGCAGGAGTAA
- the ccmB gene encoding heme exporter protein CcmB, with protein sequence MVMWRALVKRELQLLGRQKADWLNPLVFFLLVLSLFPLGIGPEPGMLKQIAPGLVWIAALLSVLLSAERLFKDDYRYGVIEQLVAGRQGLFSYVTAKICCHWLSTGVPLVLVSPLIAVLLGLDWQSWQVLVVTLLLGTPVLSLLSVLGAALTMAADKGGILQALIILPLYIPLLIFASGAMEAAATALPYTGQLAVLLAFLLFALALVPLAVRQALRMNVG encoded by the coding sequence ATGGTGATGTGGCGAGCTTTAGTCAAACGTGAATTGCAGTTACTGGGGCGGCAAAAAGCCGATTGGCTCAATCCGCTGGTGTTCTTTTTATTGGTACTGAGCTTGTTTCCGCTGGGTATTGGTCCTGAACCCGGTATGCTTAAACAAATAGCACCAGGTCTGGTCTGGATAGCGGCTTTGTTGAGTGTATTGTTATCTGCTGAACGTTTGTTTAAAGATGATTACCGTTACGGCGTAATCGAGCAGTTGGTCGCAGGTCGGCAAGGCTTATTTAGCTATGTGACGGCAAAAATTTGCTGTCACTGGTTATCGACTGGCGTGCCTTTAGTACTGGTGTCTCCGTTAATTGCGGTGTTATTGGGACTCGATTGGCAAAGCTGGCAGGTTTTAGTGGTGACCTTATTGCTCGGTACGCCCGTATTAAGTTTGTTAAGTGTGCTTGGCGCAGCACTCACTATGGCCGCTGATAAAGGCGGCATATTGCAGGCGCTGATTATTTTACCTTTGTATATTCCACTGCTGATTTTTGCCAGTGGTGCAATGGAAGCCGCAGCCACAGCTTTGCCTTATACAGGGCAACTGGCTGTATTATTAGCTTTTTTATTATTTGCTTTAGCGCTGGTGCCTCTGGCCGTGCGTCAGGCACTTCGAATGAATGTGGGGTAG
- a CDS encoding cytochrome c-type biogenesis protein CcmH: MKYFFLSLLLITGAAQATQALTEFKSPEQQALFKELTHELRCPKCQNQNIADSNAVVAVDMRAKTLELVQQGQNKEQVLDYMKSRYGDFVHYQPPLNKFTLILWLLPALMVFGLIVLLLFRRKAERNFVASESSDKTQSQPEQQLEQQLDQLIEQYRRKS, translated from the coding sequence ATGAAATACTTTTTCCTTAGTCTGCTGCTGATCACAGGCGCAGCGCAAGCGACCCAGGCCTTAACAGAGTTTAAAAGTCCAGAGCAGCAAGCGCTGTTTAAAGAGCTGACGCATGAGCTGCGTTGCCCTAAATGCCAGAACCAGAACATTGCCGACTCCAACGCTGTAGTGGCTGTGGATATGCGAGCCAAAACTCTGGAGCTGGTGCAGCAGGGGCAAAATAAAGAACAAGTGCTGGATTATATGAAAAGCCGTTACGGCGATTTTGTGCATTACCAGCCACCGCTGAATAAATTCACGTTGATTTTATGGTTGTTGCCAGCGCTGATGGTGTTTGGGCTTATTGTGTTGCTGTTGTTTCGCCGTAAGGCAGAACGCAACTTTGTTGCATCAGAGTCCAGTGATAAAACTCAGTCGCAACCAGAACAGCAATTGGAACAGCAACTTGATCAACTGATTGAGCAGTACAGGAGAAAAAGCTGA
- the ccmD gene encoding heme exporter protein CcmD gives MAFTSWTEFWAMGGYALFVWLSFGTTYLLLLGLWWYSKRQHKDIQQQIRAKAAREQRVRQHQESEK, from the coding sequence ATGGCTTTTACATCCTGGACAGAATTTTGGGCTATGGGCGGTTACGCGCTTTTTGTCTGGTTATCTTTCGGTACTACTTATCTGTTATTGCTGGGGTTGTGGTGGTACAGCAAACGTCAGCATAAAGATATACAACAACAAATCCGTGCCAAAGCAGCGCGGGAACAACGGGTGCGGCAACATCAGGAGAGTGAGAAGTAG
- a CDS encoding peptide MFS transporter: protein MNQPPASGTLFGHPKGLFLLFSTEMWERFSYYGMRALLILTLVAATESTNPGFGLSNGDALLLYGYYTGLVYAATLFGGLIADNLLGQRKSIILGGTLMAIGQFTLFAATPHSMSLFYVGLGFIIAGNGLFKPNISAIVGDLYPQGDARRDGGFTIFYMGINLGAFIAPLVTSSLGESDSFGWRYGYLAAGIGMALSVVIQLLFAQKYLGDLGKVPGRISSRNASGTPTPLTKVEFDRLRVVLFLFIFVTMFWLAFEQAGGLMSLFASEHTDRMVGTFEVPAGWFQSLNPLFILMFAPLFAWLWVKLNAMNKQPDAPIKILFGMLLTSIGFIFLIVGVFEMQVNPSAKSSMMWLTLAFLFHTLGELCISPVGLSLMTKLAPVKLASLIMGVWFLMPAVAHYLAGFVGAYSDTAGENSAVVEFAASFGVQAAHAGLLVVFGGIAVALVVFAAVLWMLSGTLVRWMHGAERMQS from the coding sequence ATGAATCAACCGCCAGCTTCGGGGACTTTATTCGGTCATCCGAAAGGACTCTTCCTGCTTTTTTCCACGGAAATGTGGGAGCGTTTTTCCTACTACGGGATGCGCGCTTTACTTATTCTTACCTTAGTTGCTGCTACTGAATCCACTAACCCTGGTTTTGGTCTGAGCAATGGCGATGCCTTGTTATTGTATGGCTACTACACAGGTTTGGTGTACGCCGCGACTTTGTTTGGTGGTTTGATTGCAGACAACCTGTTAGGTCAGCGTAAATCTATTATCCTGGGCGGCACTTTAATGGCTATCGGTCAGTTTACGTTGTTTGCTGCCACACCCCACAGCATGTCGCTTTTTTATGTAGGTTTAGGTTTTATTATTGCCGGTAACGGTTTATTTAAACCAAATATCTCTGCCATAGTCGGTGATTTGTATCCTCAGGGTGATGCGCGTCGTGACGGTGGTTTTACCATTTTCTATATGGGTATTAACTTAGGTGCTTTTATTGCGCCGTTAGTCACTTCTTCTTTAGGTGAAAGCGACAGTTTCGGCTGGCGTTATGGTTATTTAGCTGCCGGTATTGGTATGGCTTTATCTGTCGTGATCCAGCTGTTGTTTGCACAAAAGTACTTAGGAGATTTAGGTAAAGTACCTGGTCGTATTTCGTCACGCAATGCCTCTGGTACTCCAACGCCGCTCACTAAAGTTGAATTCGACCGTCTGCGAGTCGTGTTATTCCTGTTTATCTTCGTGACTATGTTCTGGCTGGCCTTTGAACAAGCCGGTGGCTTAATGAGCTTGTTTGCTTCTGAACATACAGACCGTATGGTTGGCACTTTTGAAGTTCCGGCAGGCTGGTTCCAGTCATTAAACCCGCTGTTTATTCTGATGTTCGCGCCACTATTTGCCTGGTTATGGGTAAAACTGAATGCGATGAATAAGCAACCTGACGCCCCTATCAAAATTTTATTTGGTATGTTGTTGACCTCTATTGGTTTTATCTTCTTGATCGTTGGTGTATTTGAAATGCAGGTAAACCCTTCAGCCAAATCCAGCATGATGTGGTTAACCTTAGCTTTCTTATTCCATACGTTAGGAGAGCTGTGTATTTCTCCTGTTGGTTTGTCATTAATGACCAAGCTGGCTCCGGTGAAACTGGCGTCGCTTATTATGGGTGTCTGGTTCCTGATGCCTGCTGTTGCTCACTATCTGGCAGGTTTTGTGGGGGCTTATTCTGACACAGCCGGCGAAAACAGTGCTGTAGTTGAATTTGCCGCATCCTTTGGTGTACAGGCCGCTCACGCTGGTTTACTGGTGGTGTTTGGTGGTATAGCTGTAGCGCTGGTGGTATTTGCTGCTGTGCTGTGGATGTTATCCGGTACTTTAGTACGCTGGATGCATGGTGCTGAGCGTATGCAAAGCTAA
- a CDS encoding heme lyase CcmF/NrfE family subunit — MIAEYGQLALTFALCISLALAIVPLYGSFKGQQTALQLGNPLAYALFLLTAFSFWALSYAFWANDFTVVYVATNSNSLLPWYYRLTAVWGGHEGSMLLWLLTLSGWIAAVALFSRSLPLQFQGRILGVMGLVALGFYAFVLFMSNPFERSLPYFPVDGRDLNPLLQDFGMIIHPPMLYMGYVGFAVSFAFAIAALMGGKFDSTWARWARPWTLAAWLFLTLGIMLGSWWAYNELGWGGWWFWDPVENASFMPWLVGTALIHSLAVTEKRGTFKSWTVLLAIAAFSLSLLGAFLVRSGVLVSVHSFAADPDRGLYLLAFLLVVVGGSLLLYALRMNSVRSQARYELFSREVLLWGNNIFLLTATLVVLLGTLFPLVHKELGLGSISIGEPFFNQLFYYLVIPFALLLGLGPWVRWKQQQVKPLLKPMSLIAIATLILALGTLATLQSVQANLALLGLLLGAWVGSSAIFELLQRLQQFGSVKQGLTKLNASHFGMTLAHIGFAVLVIGVAMTKTYSVETQVRMKAGEQVELAGYQFKLVEVYPLDGPNYKGEAAELDVSYKGDYVTHLHAEKRFYTVQRSVMTEAAVHARLSRDLYVALGESLNDDSWALSLYVKPFVRWIWLGGLLMALGGLIALCDKRYRRRVGDRKEATELKETADA, encoded by the coding sequence ATGATTGCAGAATATGGTCAACTGGCGCTGACCTTTGCGCTTTGTATTTCTTTGGCTTTGGCGATAGTGCCTTTGTATGGCAGTTTTAAAGGCCAACAAACCGCCTTACAGCTTGGTAATCCGTTGGCTTATGCCTTGTTTTTACTGACCGCATTTTCGTTCTGGGCTTTGTCCTACGCCTTTTGGGCTAATGACTTTACTGTGGTTTATGTGGCAACCAACTCCAATTCTTTATTGCCTTGGTACTATCGTTTAACAGCGGTCTGGGGTGGTCATGAAGGCTCGATGTTATTGTGGTTATTAACCTTGTCCGGCTGGATTGCGGCAGTAGCGCTATTTTCCCGTAGTTTACCTCTGCAGTTTCAGGGCCGGATTTTAGGTGTGATGGGTTTAGTTGCTTTAGGTTTTTATGCCTTTGTGCTTTTTATGTCGAACCCCTTTGAACGCAGCCTGCCGTATTTCCCGGTTGATGGCCGTGACTTAAATCCGCTGCTACAAGATTTTGGCATGATCATTCACCCACCCATGTTGTATATGGGCTATGTCGGTTTTGCGGTGTCCTTTGCTTTTGCGATAGCGGCATTAATGGGTGGTAAGTTTGACAGCACCTGGGCGCGCTGGGCCAGACCCTGGACTTTAGCTGCCTGGTTGTTTTTAACTTTAGGTATTATGCTCGGCAGCTGGTGGGCTTATAACGAACTGGGCTGGGGCGGTTGGTGGTTCTGGGATCCGGTAGAAAACGCATCCTTTATGCCATGGCTGGTCGGCACAGCGCTGATCCACTCTTTAGCTGTAACTGAAAAACGCGGTACCTTCAAATCCTGGACAGTACTACTGGCGATAGCTGCATTTTCGTTAAGTTTATTGGGCGCCTTTTTAGTGCGTTCAGGCGTTTTAGTTTCTGTGCATTCTTTTGCCGCCGATCCGGACCGTGGTTTGTATTTACTGGCATTTTTACTGGTGGTCGTCGGTGGTTCATTACTGCTGTATGCCCTTCGGATGAACTCAGTTCGCAGTCAGGCCCGTTACGAGTTGTTTTCCCGTGAAGTGCTGCTGTGGGGCAATAATATTTTTCTGTTAACAGCTACCTTGGTGGTGCTGTTGGGCACTTTATTCCCGCTAGTGCATAAAGAGCTGGGTTTAGGTTCTATCTCTATTGGCGAGCCGTTTTTTAATCAGCTGTTTTATTATCTGGTGATCCCTTTTGCCTTGTTGTTGGGGTTAGGCCCCTGGGTGCGCTGGAAACAACAGCAGGTGAAGCCTCTGTTAAAGCCTATGAGTTTAATCGCCATTGCCACCTTAATTCTGGCGTTGGGGACTTTGGCAACGTTGCAAAGTGTTCAGGCCAATTTAGCTCTGCTCGGTTTGTTGTTAGGCGCCTGGGTTGGCTCGTCCGCTATTTTTGAATTGTTGCAGCGCTTACAGCAGTTTGGCTCTGTTAAACAAGGTTTAACTAAACTCAACGCCAGCCATTTTGGTATGACGCTGGCGCATATTGGTTTTGCTGTGCTGGTGATTGGTGTGGCTATGACCAAAACCTACAGTGTAGAAACACAAGTCAGAATGAAAGCCGGTGAGCAGGTGGAACTGGCTGGCTATCAATTTAAGTTAGTTGAAGTCTATCCATTAGATGGGCCTAATTACAAAGGCGAAGCGGCCGAACTGGATGTCAGTTACAAAGGCGACTACGTCACGCACTTACATGCAGAAAAACGTTTTTACACAGTGCAGCGCAGTGTGATGACAGAGGCTGCTGTACATGCCCGTTTAAGCCGTGACTTGTATGTGGCTTTGGGTGAATCGCTGAATGATGACAGTTGGGCCTTAAGTTTGTACGTGAAGCCTTTTGTGCGCTGGATTTGGTTGGGCGGTTTACTGATGGCGTTGGGCGGCTTGATTGCACTCTGCGATAAACGTTACCGTCGTCGCGTTGGTGATCGAAAAGAGGCCACTGAACTGAAGGAAACTGCAGATGCGTAA
- a CDS encoding Kelch repeat-containing protein: MKSICLFICVLSFQLMAGSLNWQRKADLLMPVQEIYPAVFQGEIYVAGGLSSELPKQQGQMTAQVQIYNPKTNTWRYGPALPEGRHHGQLVAVNDQLFLFGGFIQANGGNWSASADVLQLDLDQQRWLKVASLPAPLSETVSWVLDHKVHLISGRSPATKANAQWHDQADVATHWIFDPKLLKTEVAPALPEAKNSAAAVVFNEAGYLVGGRQVKGGNKAGVHSFNPKNQQWAAQKAMPEAQAGLAAAVLNQQLWVFGGEFFQQGGGVFHKVWSYSAADNNWQQQGEMPVPRHGLGAVALDDAIYVIGGATAAGLKQTSAVLERVIIK, encoded by the coding sequence ATGAAATCCATCTGTTTGTTCATTTGTGTTCTGAGCTTCCAGTTAATGGCTGGTTCTTTGAACTGGCAAAGAAAAGCCGATTTGCTTATGCCTGTGCAGGAAATTTACCCTGCGGTATTTCAGGGCGAAATTTATGTCGCCGGAGGTTTAAGCTCTGAACTGCCAAAACAACAAGGCCAAATGACGGCACAAGTACAGATTTATAATCCAAAAACCAATACATGGCGTTATGGACCAGCTTTACCTGAAGGGCGCCATCATGGCCAACTGGTGGCTGTGAATGACCAGCTATTTTTATTCGGTGGTTTTATTCAGGCGAATGGCGGTAATTGGAGTGCCAGTGCTGATGTACTGCAATTAGATCTTGATCAGCAGCGCTGGTTAAAAGTAGCAAGCTTGCCTGCGCCATTAAGTGAAACCGTCAGTTGGGTGCTGGATCACAAAGTGCATCTGATCTCAGGTCGCTCTCCTGCAACAAAAGCGAATGCACAGTGGCACGATCAGGCGGATGTGGCAACCCACTGGATTTTTGATCCAAAGTTATTAAAAACCGAAGTGGCGCCAGCGCTGCCAGAAGCTAAAAATAGTGCAGCCGCTGTCGTGTTTAATGAAGCCGGCTATCTGGTCGGGGGACGACAAGTCAAAGGTGGTAACAAAGCTGGTGTTCATAGTTTTAATCCAAAAAACCAGCAGTGGGCTGCGCAAAAAGCTATGCCTGAAGCGCAAGCCGGTTTAGCCGCAGCTGTGCTCAATCAGCAGCTATGGGTGTTTGGTGGTGAGTTTTTTCAGCAGGGTGGAGGTGTCTTTCACAAAGTCTGGTCTTATTCTGCTGCAGACAATAACTGGCAACAACAGGGGGAAATGCCAGTACCACGCCATGGTTTAGGGGCTGTTGCATTGGATGATGCTATTTATGTCATAGGCGGGGCTACAGCAGCGGGTTTAAAACAAACCAGCGCAGTGCTGGAGAGAGTCATTATCAAATAA